A single region of the Schistocerca serialis cubense isolate TAMUIC-IGC-003099 chromosome 7, iqSchSeri2.2, whole genome shotgun sequence genome encodes:
- the LOC126412269 gene encoding alpha-crystallin A chain-like: MATLPMVVRLLEELNQPASLFDQNFGLGMLADDLIAPRITSVPLLSGYYRPWRHQPTSRSGTSNIKNKKEGFEVSLDVQQFKPDEISVKMMDDFIVVEGKHDERKDEHGYISRQFTRRYKLPDDVELEQVVSKLSSDGVLTITAPKKALPPSESKERIVPIVHTNQPAAAQSAPPKEAGDNEKQENMEQ, encoded by the exons ATGGCGACTCTACCTATGGTTGTCAGACTCCTTGAAGAGCTAAACCAGCCAGCTTCCCTATTCGATCAGAATTTCGGTCTGGGAATGCTTGCGGACGATCTCATAGCTCCTCGTATTACTTCTGTACCATTGCTATCTGGCTATTATAGACCTTGGCGCCATCAGCCTACTAGCCGAAGTGGTACTTCCAACATCAAAAACAAGAAGGAAGGGTTTGAG gtcagTCTTGATGTACAGCAATTCAAACCTGACGAGATATCTGTTAAGATGATGGATGACTTCATTGTTGTTGAGGGAAAACATGATGAGCGAAAGGATGAACATGGTTATATTTCTCGTCAGTTTACCCGGCGTTATAAGTTACCAGATGATGTAGAGCTTGAGCAAGTGGTTTCAAAACTGTCATCTGATGGTGTGCTTACAATAACGGCACCAAAGAAG gcattgccaccttcagaatcaaAGGAGCGTATTGTTCCCATtgtacacacaaatcaaccagCTGCTGCACAGAGTGCACCTCCCAAGGAAGCTGGAGATAACGAGAAACAAGAAAATATGGAGCAATAA